A genomic segment from Antedon mediterranea chromosome 6, ecAntMedi1.1, whole genome shotgun sequence encodes:
- the LOC140051713 gene encoding uncharacterized protein translates to MGKNHRVDHAVYSREYDRSINNNMWTDEITRYVIILWGEEKTSGRLQGNKKDSQMYKKIAKSVEKEFNVKLTVLQITNKLKNLRRQFTVAKDNNEKSGRERITCPFYDLLDNILGDRALHNPPHVMEGGQRLNAEENQDFDRQAIDNTTDDSELDGSNADAESVDESVDDSIEDPRENQDQPVQNAGAQPLKKKPKKTKLEQSFKLLTDMMSKQDEQLENRLLRQTEEQQQWMQRMAEAAEKSRREEHARMMDLFKMMVQQPHQQPQYYPHQQPQYTQQRTGQAQYTQPPPYQGYSLLENRTHNSPNPINTMQATPFQRSQAPHTLTRPPHNLTRPPHTLTRPPHTSTRPPTDEDIPTYLSI, encoded by the exons ATGGGGAAAAACCACAGAGTCGACCATGCTGTTTATTCGCGGGAGTACGATCGAAGCATCAACAACAACATGTGGACTGACGAAATAACGCGCTATGTAATCATTTTGTGGGGGGAAGAAAAAACAAGTGGAAGGCTGCAGGGCAATAAAAAAGACTcacaaatgtataaaaaaattgcaaaatctGTTGAGAAGGAGTTTAATGTGAAGCTAACCGTGTTACAGATCACGAATAAATTGAAGAATCTGCGGCGACAATTTACTGTCGCCAAAGACAACAATGAAAAGTCGGGGAGGGAAAGGATAACATGTCCTTTCTACGACCTCCTCGACAATATCCTCGGAGATCGTGCATTGCACAATCCCCCTCACGTAATGGAAGGGGGACAAAGACTGAATGCAGAAGAGAACCAGG ATTTTGACCGTCAAGCTATTGACAATACAACAG ATGACAGTGAATTAGATGGCAGTAATGCAGATGCAGAAAGTGTTGATGAAAGTGTTGATGACAGTATTGAGGATCCAAGGGAAAATCAAGACCAACCAGTACAAAATGCTG GTGCACAgccactaaaaaaaaaacccaaaaaaacaAAGCTGGAACAATCGTTTAAGTTGCTGACTGACATGATGTCCAAGCAGGATGAACAACTTGAAAATCGGCTGCTGCGACAAACCGAAGAACAGCAGCAATGGATGCAGCGGATGGCTGAAGCAGCAGAAAAGAGTAGGAGGGAAGAGCATGCCAGGATGATGGACCTGTTCAAGATGATGGTACAGCAGCCACATCAACAGCCACAATATTATCCACACCAACAGCCACAATATACGCAACAAAGAACAGGTCAAGCACAATATACACAGCCACCACCATATCAAGGGTATAGCTTGCTGGAAAACCGTACACACAATTCACCAAATCCAATCAATACGATGCAAGCAACACCATTCCAACGTTCACAAGCACCTCATACTTTAACTCGCCCACCTCATAATTTAACTCGCCCACCTCATACTTTAACTCGCCCACCTCATACTTCCACTCGCCCACCAACCGATGAAGACATCCCAACATATTTGTCCATATAA
- the LOC140052160 gene encoding uncharacterized protein has protein sequence MDLFRNAILLISLFWAFNQELRVNPLNIYQQIQRNNDVVWNIIRARRRARRRTIFAAAVLLGTSTDNDEDRQRRVVRPRQNIVSLDWWDVTVCQRYTEQLWKENFRMSQESFQVLCNILRPTLQREDSNLGNGMSVEKLVGMTLWRLATCCELRTIGNLFGVHRSTVCRVVQEVCQALVDTMYNNYIVWPTEERLRATIVGFNELGFPQCAGAIDGSHIPIKAPHFSPADYYNRKGWYSMILQGVVDNKLRFTDVNVGWPGKVHDARVLRNSSIYERGQGGQLFPRNTSLQIDGVDVPVFIIGDPAYPLMPWLMKAFPERGNFNRRQRVFNYRLSRARMVVERAFGILKGRWRMLMRRNDMHISKVPLIVSSCCVLHNFCIEQNDAIEEAMPDFPIEDEANNINVFDNPAPDALDIRTAITNYCNLHQI, from the exons ATGGACCTTTTTCGTAATGCTATATTACTGATATCCCTTTTCTGGGCTTTTAATCAAGAACTGCGTGTCAACCCACTAAACATCTACCAGCAAATACAGCGGAATAATGATGTTGTGTGGAATATAATAAGGGCACGTAGGCGAGCAAGAAGGAGGACTATTTTCGCTGCCGCAGTACTTCTTGGTACATCTACCGACAACGACGAGGACAGGCAGAGGAGAGTAGTAAGGCCAAGGCAAAACATTGTTAGCCTGGACTGGTGGGATGTAACGGTGTGCCAACGTTACACAGAACAGCTATGGAAAGAAAACTTCAGAATGTCCCAAG AATCTTTTCAAGTTCTGTGCAATATATTGCGGCCAACTCTACAACGAGAGGATTCAAACCTTGGGAATGGCATGAGTGTTGAAAAGTTAGTGGGAATGACCTTATGGAGACTGGCAACTTGCTGTGAACTGAGAACAATAGGCAATTTGTTTGGTGTGCATAGATCAACTGTGTGCCGTGTTGTACAGGAGGTTTGCCAAGCCTTAGTAGACACAATGTATAACAACTATATTGTTTGGCCTACGGAGGAAAGGTTGAGGGCCACAATTGTGGGATTCAATGAACTTGGATTCCCACAATGTGCTGGAGCAATTGATGGCTCTCATATTCCTATAAAAGCACCACACTTTTCACCTGCCGACTACTACAACCGCAAGGGTTGGTACTCGATGATCCTACAAGGAGTTGTGGATAACAAATTAAG GTTCACAGATGTTAATGTAGGGTGGCCAGGGAAGGTGCACGATGCCCGGGTACTAAGGAATTCTTCCATATATGAACGAGGTCAGGGGGGACAGTTATTTCCAAGG AACACTTCCCTTCAAATTGATGGTGTGGATGTGCCGGTGTTTATTATCGGTGACCCAGCCTACCCTTTGATGCCATGGCTCATGAAAGCCTTTCCAGAGCGTGGTAACTTTAACAGGAGACAACGTGTGTTCAATTACAGGCTAAGCAGAGCCCGTATGGTTGTTGAACGTGCCTTTGGTATCCTTAAAGGCCGGTGGAGGATGTTAATGCGTCGAAATGACATGCATATTTCAAAAGTCCCTTTGATCGTGAGCAGTTGCTGTGTACTGCACAACTTTTGTATTGAACAAAATGATGCAATAGAAGAAGCAATGCCTGATTTTCCCATTGAAGATGAAGCAaacaatattaatgtttttgatAATCCAGCCCCAGATGCGTTAGACATTAGAACTGCAATAACAAACTATTGTAACTTGCACCAAATATAA
- the LOC140051714 gene encoding uncharacterized protein, with product MDTKQCFMHCMNEPDSSLKPFTVITWNRFLEYVIKWKDCNNTEQGKISNSFLESTESDIDTISQLPIPDKGGGYHRRCYQRFTDTYRLQKAKKKIKNTKSDTEDHGNVDEVPLKKTRRCLRSKVSSSDSKPARSKHVLPAVCIICKKLRYGRVDRFKGSRTMEKLIMCEHINGGTLLEAAELKQDERLLQQIKDQDCVAIELRYHRSCHKEYTQVLYRKPQASDADMSIYSKSFEFFCTEIVYKDLIQKKNIVRLNKLKELFVQIVREQENVDASAYKTWNLKRQLQKRYPQLLFLKPKRNNESEFVYVDEVNAGMLIVDMDIDSSTDTTDSESMPGSSNVIRPTYHQTTLKDMFTCALSINMEIHELSSKEHLPWPPKPTGINLETAQKMIPVKLFNILAWITGVSSDPNETEYVKVSDHHHRRLLSIAQDYTWNQEAEKLRQSILPFQWHYAI from the exons ATGGATACCAAACAATGTTTCATGCACTGCATGAATGAACCAGACTCTAGCTTGAAACCATTTACTGTAATCACATGGAACCGTTTCCTTGAGTATGTGATTAAATGGAAAGACTGTAATAACACAGAACAGGGTAAAATCTCCAACTCATTTTTGGAATCTACTGAATCTGATATTGATACAATTTCCCAACTGCCGATACCTGATAAGGGAGGAGGATATCATCGTAGATGTTATCAGCGATTTACTGATACCTACAGACTTCAGAAGGccaagaaaaaaataaagaataccAAATCAGACACGGAAGACCATG gcaaTGTTGATGAAGTTCCACTGAAAAAAACGCGTCGTTGTCTGAGATCAAAGGTGTCTAGTAGTGATAGTAAACCTGCTAGAAGTAAACATGTCCTTCCTGCTGTATGCATTATTTGCAAAAAACTGCGATATGGAAGAGTGGACCGATTTAAAGGGAGTAGGACCATGGAGAAATTGATAATGTGTGAACACATTAATGGTGGTACCCTTCTTGAAGCAGCGGAATTAAAACAAGATGAACGTTTGCTTCAACAAATTAAAGACCAAGATTGCGTTGCAATTGAATTAAGGTATCACCGTTCATGCCATAAGGAATACACACAAGTTCTTTATCGGAAACCTCAAGCCAGTGATGCTGATATGTCAATTTATTCAAAGTCGTTTGAATTTTTTTGCACAGAAATTGTGTATAAAGACCTTATTCAAAAGAAAAACATCGTCAGGTTGAATAAGTTGAAAgaattgtttgttcaaattgtaCGTGAGCAAGAAAATGTTGATGCCAGTGCATATAAAACTTGGAATTTAAAACGCCAACTTCAAAAAAGATATCCCCAGCTTTTGTTTCTTAAGCCAAAAAGAAATAATGAAAGCGAGTTTGTTTATGTAGATGAGGTCAATGCTGGGATGTTAATTGTCGATATGGATATTGATTCCAGTACTGATACAACTGATTCAGAAAGCATGCCTGGAAGTTCTAATGTTATTAGACCCACATATCATCAGACAACATTAAAAGATATGTTTACATGTGCTCTCTCGATAAACATGGAAATTCATGAACTGTCCTCAAAGGAACATTTACCATGGCCACCGAAGCCAACAGGTATCAATTTAGAAACAGCACAAAAAATGATACCTGTGAAGTTGTTTAACATCCTTGCATGGATAACAGGTGTATCTTCTGATCCAAATGAAACAGAATATGTAAAAGTATCTGATCATCATCATCGACGATTGCTCTCTATTGCACAAGATTATACTTGGAATCAAGAGGCAGAAAAATTACGCCAAAGCATACTTCCATTTCAATGGCATTACGCCATTTGA